In the genome of Salvelinus sp. IW2-2015 linkage group LG25, ASM291031v2, whole genome shotgun sequence, one region contains:
- the LOC111951910 gene encoding sphingolipid delta(4)-desaturase DES1, producing MGNRVPREDYEWVYTDQPHADRRKDILAKYPEIKTLMGPDPRLKWIVCVMVLIQFLAFYLVKDLDWKWVLFWTYAFGSCINHSMTLAIHEISHNTAFGNSRAMWNRWFAMFANLPIGLPYSASFKRYHLDHHRYLGGDGVDVDIPTEFEGWFFCTRFRKFVWIILQPLFYAIRPLCINPKPITRLEVANVAVQLSFNVALYWLCGAKPVVYMMAGSLLGMGLHPISGHFIAEHYMFLKGHETYSYYGSLNLLTFNVGYHNEHHDFPSIPGRRLPLVKKIASEYYDDLPQYTSWVKVLYDFIMDDQLSPYSRVKRRLKGDVKLE from the exons ATGGGGAACCGTGTCCCTCGTGAGGATTACGAATGGGTTTATACAGATCAGCCACACGCAGACAGGAGGAAAGACATTTTGG CAAAGTACCCAGAAATAAAGACCCTAATGGGGCCTGATCCCAGGCTGAAGTGGATTGTTTGCGTGATGGTACTCATCCAGTTTTTAGCATTCTATCTGGTCAAAGACCTAGACTGGAAATGGGTCTTGTTCTGGACTTATGCCTTTGGCAGCTGTATCAACCACTCCATGACCCTGGCCATCCATGAGATCTCCCACAACACAGCGTTTGGCAACAGCAGGGCCATGTGGAACCGCTGGTTTGCCATGTTTGCCAACCTGCCCATCGGGCTGCCGTATTCTGCCTCCTTTAAGCGCTACCACCTGGACCACCATCGCTacctgggaggagatggcgtgGACGTGGACATCCCCACTGAATTTGAGGGCTGGTTCTTCTGCACACGCTTCCGTAAGTTTGTCTGGATCATCCTTCAGCCTCTGTTCTACGCCATCCGCCCTCTCTGCATCAACCCCAAGCCCATCACCAGGCTGGAGGTGGCCAACGTGGCTGTGCAGCTGTCCTTCAATGTGGCCCTCTACTGGCTGTGTGGAGCCAAGCCTGTGGTCTACATGATGGCAGGTTCCTTGCTGGGAATGGGCTTGCACCCCATCTCTGGACACTTCATTGCTGAGCACTACATGTTCCTCAAGGGCCATGAGACGTACTCATACTATGGCTCCCTCAACCTGCTCACCTTCAACGTGGGCTACCACAACGAGCACCACGACTTCCCCAGCATCCCAGGACGTAGGCTACCTCTG GTGAAGAAAATCGCATCGGAGTACTACGATGACCTGCCCCAGTACACATCATGGGTGAAGGTCCTGTATGACTTCATTATGGACGACCAGCTCAGCCCCTACTCTCGTGTGAAGAGGAGGCTAAAGGGAGATGTCAAgctggagtaa